The proteins below come from a single Faecalibaculum rodentium genomic window:
- the nrdG gene encoding anaerobic ribonucleoside-triphosphate reductase activating protein, whose translation MNYGEIKTYDIANGEGVRVTLFVSGCRNHCFNCFQPQTWDFGYGQPFDQAARDQIFQALDHAYIQGLTLLGGDPFEPENQADLVPFLEEVKARYPDKDIWAFTGYILDQDLLDGGRRHGPWTDRFLSLLDILVDGPFVQNLYDISLKFRGSSNQRIIDMKQSLASQDVILYME comes from the coding sequence ATGAATTACGGAGAAATCAAAACCTATGACATCGCCAATGGCGAAGGTGTCCGGGTAACGCTGTTTGTATCCGGGTGCCGCAACCACTGTTTCAACTGCTTCCAGCCCCAGACCTGGGATTTTGGCTACGGACAGCCCTTTGACCAGGCTGCCAGGGACCAGATCTTCCAGGCACTGGATCATGCCTACATCCAGGGACTCACCCTTCTTGGCGGTGATCCCTTTGAGCCGGAAAACCAGGCAGATCTCGTGCCGTTTCTGGAAGAAGTGAAAGCGCGGTATCCGGACAAGGACATCTGGGCCTTTACCGGCTACATTCTGGACCAGGACCTGCTGGATGGCGGCCGGCGGCATGGGCCCTGGACCGACCGCTTCCTGTCCCTGCTGGATATCCTGGTGGATGGACCCTTTGTGCAGAATTTATATGACATTTCCCTGAAATTCCGGGGCAGCTCCAACCAGAGGATCATTGACATGAAACAGTCCCTGGCCAGCCAGGATGTGATCCTGTACATGGAATGA
- a CDS encoding MarR family winged helix-turn-helix transcriptional regulator: protein MTHEELIQRFSHTPVRQGRAVFSMLFILTNRLQTLFDSRIPDVTLKQFMLLSILHQAGTPQTLTELGVLLGCSRQNVKKLADILQRKGFVAVIPHPRDPRAVALETTERTDRFFGEDFRKYQEELQALFSVYTADELATLFRLLSRMFEGIDCLAAQGRGETAKGESEV from the coding sequence ATGACGCACGAAGAACTCATACAGCGGTTTTCCCACACTCCCGTCCGACAGGGGCGGGCTGTCTTCAGCATGCTGTTCATTCTCACCAACAGACTCCAGACGCTTTTTGACAGCCGGATCCCGGATGTGACCCTCAAACAGTTCATGCTGCTGTCGATCCTGCATCAGGCCGGAACACCGCAGACGCTGACGGAACTGGGAGTACTTCTGGGCTGCTCCCGGCAGAATGTGAAAAAACTCGCAGACATTTTGCAACGGAAGGGATTTGTGGCGGTGATACCACACCCCCGGGATCCCAGAGCGGTGGCGCTGGAGACCACAGAGCGGACAGACCGGTTTTTTGGGGAAGATTTCCGGAAATACCAGGAAGAGCTCCAGGCGCTGTTCTCAGTGTATACAGCTGACGAACTGGCCACACTGTTCAGGCTGCTGTCCCGGATGTTTGAAGGAATCGACTGCCTGGCTGCACAGGGTCGTGGGGAAACGGCGAAAGGAGAATCTGAGGTATGA
- a CDS encoding putative ABC transporter permease subunit: protein MSEAWLLFKVLFKNSMTLDLKTKKGRRGVVLMVVLALCFVPTLGMLYMSFLDAFRQGMLDTLMMEAGMLIPCALTAVMALMVVPTVFYFSRDTDLLLPLPVTADSIVLAKTGMILTSQVLVGTVMALPIFAAYWTVHPDILKILVSLLVLVTLPLLPVFVLGLVMMVLMYVVPALRNKDRFNLVFGILTLIVAVGISTLSSSFGANPDMMAELMSNPEDLALINYVFPQIAWAARSVTTLGISDLCLYLGVTLLGLALFMFTARKLFLPAVTNMGSTTRKARSRGIEKEHPAWLACLLVENRMLLRTPAWFMNCLLPSFLIVIIFSAVFLIQGVPALLADIDLPDLTPWMPAIGIMTGLFVGSMSMITSTTFSREGQNLWRMKVIPVSMRTQILSRGLLGFLWSSAGCELFILVGAWLLKADLLDVLLMSAGSLVTNVFVNGLGLLTDGWHPHLIWDDDTGAVKNNFTAMIEMFVSWVVILLAVLPLILFGWAEHIFWYSAAWIGIFALIDLWMILKGPAVVARFLENQI from the coding sequence GTGTCTGAAGCCTGGCTGCTGTTCAAGGTGCTGTTCAAAAACAGCATGACGCTGGACCTGAAGACGAAGAAGGGCAGGCGCGGCGTGGTGCTCATGGTCGTACTGGCCCTGTGCTTTGTCCCGACCCTGGGCATGCTGTATATGTCCTTCCTGGATGCCTTCCGTCAGGGAATGCTGGATACACTCATGATGGAAGCAGGCATGCTGATTCCCTGTGCGTTGACAGCGGTCATGGCCCTGATGGTCGTGCCCACGGTCTTCTATTTCTCCAGGGACACAGACCTGCTGCTTCCGCTGCCTGTCACGGCAGACTCCATCGTCCTGGCAAAAACCGGCATGATCCTCACAAGCCAGGTACTGGTGGGCACCGTCATGGCACTCCCCATCTTTGCGGCGTACTGGACGGTGCATCCGGATATCCTGAAGATCCTGGTCTCGCTGCTAGTTCTGGTGACCCTGCCGCTGCTGCCGGTGTTTGTCCTTGGACTGGTCATGATGGTCCTCATGTATGTGGTGCCTGCCCTTCGAAACAAGGACCGCTTCAATCTGGTGTTCGGGATCCTGACACTGATCGTGGCGGTGGGCATTTCCACCCTGAGTTCCAGCTTCGGGGCCAATCCGGACATGATGGCAGAACTGATGAGCAATCCGGAGGATCTGGCACTGATCAACTATGTCTTCCCGCAGATTGCCTGGGCAGCCCGTTCCGTCACGACCCTGGGCATCTCTGACCTGTGCCTTTATCTGGGTGTGACGCTGCTGGGCCTGGCACTGTTCATGTTCACGGCCCGGAAGCTGTTTCTGCCGGCTGTCACGAACATGGGCAGCACGACCCGGAAAGCCAGAAGCAGGGGAATCGAGAAGGAGCATCCGGCGTGGCTGGCCTGCCTGCTGGTGGAGAACCGAATGCTGCTGCGGACCCCTGCCTGGTTCATGAACTGCCTGCTGCCGTCTTTCCTGATCGTGATCATTTTCTCCGCCGTATTCCTGATCCAGGGAGTGCCTGCCCTGCTGGCAGACATTGACCTGCCGGATCTCACGCCCTGGATGCCGGCCATTGGCATTATGACGGGACTCTTTGTGGGGTCCATGAGCATGATCACCTCCACCACTTTTTCCAGGGAAGGACAGAATCTGTGGCGCATGAAGGTGATTCCCGTGTCCATGCGCACCCAGATCCTCAGCCGGGGGCTGCTGGGCTTTCTGTGGTCGTCGGCAGGCTGCGAACTCTTCATTCTCGTGGGAGCGTGGCTGCTGAAGGCGGATCTGCTGGATGTCCTGCTCATGAGTGCAGGGTCCCTGGTGACCAATGTATTTGTCAATGGCCTGGGGCTGCTGACAGATGGCTGGCATCCGCACCTGATCTGGGACGATGACACAGGGGCTGTGAAGAACAACTTTACGGCAATGATTGAAATGTTTGTCTCCTGGGTCGTCATTCTCCTGGCGGTCCTCCCGCTGATCCTGTTTGGATGGGCCGAACACATTTTCTGGTATTCGGCAGCCTGGATTGGCATCTTCGCACTCATTGATCTCTGGATGATCCTGAAAGGGCCGGCAGTGGTGGCCAGGTTCCTGGAAAACCAGATCTGA
- a CDS encoding DUF871 domain-containing protein: protein MARLGISVYPEHDSMENIKKYIDLAADHGFKRIFSCLLSVTDKSGDEIREEFRELNDYAHEKGMEVIYDVAPAVLKHIGVEWNDLSFFKDMHADGIRLDEGFDGMKESLMTCNPEGLKIEVNASFGNGYIDNICSHHPDRSKLTTCHNFYPQRYSGLSLKHFRKCNEDIKKNNLPIAAFIGSSRPGTFGPWPVSEGLCTLEDHRDLPLDAQARLLIAEGNVDDILIANCYATPEEFDELCKLQPGVLNLKPVLERPLQEGERKVLFEHQHYVRGDMSEYSARSTFPRVTYADESIKPQTCRDMKRRDIVILNDGYGRYKGELHIVLKDMPADPRKNVIGHIPEGEHELLNALQPWRPFVVIQ from the coding sequence ATGGCAAGACTAGGCATTTCGGTTTACCCCGAACACGATTCCATGGAGAACATCAAAAAGTACATCGATCTGGCAGCAGATCATGGCTTCAAACGGATCTTCTCCTGTCTGCTTTCCGTGACAGACAAATCCGGCGACGAAATCAGGGAGGAGTTCCGGGAACTCAATGACTATGCCCACGAAAAGGGCATGGAAGTGATCTACGACGTCGCACCGGCGGTCCTGAAGCACATCGGCGTGGAATGGAACGACCTGTCGTTCTTCAAGGACATGCATGCCGACGGTATCCGCCTGGACGAAGGCTTTGACGGGATGAAGGAATCCCTCATGACCTGCAACCCCGAGGGGCTGAAAATCGAAGTCAACGCCAGCTTCGGCAACGGCTACATCGACAACATCTGCTCCCACCACCCCGACCGGTCAAAGCTCACGACCTGCCACAACTTCTATCCCCAGCGCTATTCCGGACTCTCCCTGAAGCATTTCCGCAAATGCAATGAGGACATCAAGAAGAACAACCTGCCGATCGCTGCGTTCATCGGCTCCTCCCGTCCGGGCACCTTCGGTCCCTGGCCGGTGTCCGAGGGCCTCTGCACGCTGGAAGACCACCGGGATCTCCCCCTGGACGCCCAGGCAAGGCTGCTGATTGCCGAAGGCAACGTGGACGACATCCTGATTGCCAACTGCTACGCCACACCGGAGGAATTTGACGAACTGTGCAAGCTCCAGCCCGGGGTGCTCAACCTCAAGCCTGTGCTCGAACGGCCGCTGCAGGAAGGCGAACGCAAGGTGCTCTTCGAACACCAGCACTATGTGCGCGGCGACATGAGCGAGTATAGCGCCCGCAGCACTTTCCCCCGCGTCACCTATGCTGATGAAAGCATCAAGCCCCAGACTTGCCGGGACATGAAGCGCCGCGATATCGTGATCCTGAACGACGGCTACGGCCGCTACAAAGGCGAACTGCATATTGTCCTGAAGGATATGCCGGCCGATCCGCGGAAAAACGTGATCGGGCACATTCCGGAAGGCGAGCACGAGCTGCTCAATGCACTTCAGCCCTGGCGTCCGTTTGTCGTGATCCAGTAA
- a CDS encoding DUF3284 domain-containing protein — MDAFIQTLADQDAGQPACAGLCYEKQLTGMNGRPQKTAVSIEALESGHYRVRFDSSREILTMDWRWKETAPGQLELTYEETGGNEQGLSKWNQKLAGLLFGLSAKKQLNMRLDLFEKQLEDY, encoded by the coding sequence ATGGATGCCTTCATCCAGACTCTCGCAGACCAGGACGCCGGGCAGCCCGCCTGTGCCGGCCTGTGCTATGAAAAACAGCTGACGGGCATGAACGGACGGCCACAGAAAACCGCTGTCTCCATCGAGGCCCTGGAATCAGGTCACTACCGGGTGCGTTTTGACAGCAGCCGGGAGATCCTGACCATGGACTGGCGGTGGAAGGAAACCGCTCCCGGGCAGCTGGAACTGACGTACGAAGAAACCGGCGGCAATGAACAGGGCCTGTCGAAGTGGAACCAGAAACTCGCCGGCCTGCTCTTCGGCCTGAGTGCGAAGAAACAGCTGAACATGCGGCTCGACCTGTTTGAAAAACAACTGGAGGACTATTAA
- a CDS encoding GntR family transcriptional regulator, with translation MEFDNQRPIWLQIVEHIRQGIIAGTWGEGEKLPSVREWALELQVNPNTMVKALAQLEREGLITTRRGAGKYVAADSRLLTERARDEAREVTDRYLSQMKQLGYTKEDIAALLRKKGISI, from the coding sequence ATGGAGTTTGACAATCAGCGCCCGATCTGGCTGCAGATCGTGGAGCATATCCGCCAGGGCATCATCGCCGGTACATGGGGAGAAGGGGAAAAGCTCCCCTCTGTGCGGGAATGGGCTCTGGAACTGCAGGTCAATCCCAACACCATGGTGAAGGCTCTGGCGCAGCTGGAGAGAGAAGGCCTGATCACCACGCGGCGCGGAGCCGGCAAATATGTTGCGGCCGACTCCAGACTTCTGACAGAAAGAGCCCGGGATGAAGCCCGGGAAGTGACGGACCGCTATCTCAGCCAGATGAAACAGCTGGGATATACGAAGGAAGACATCGCAGCCCTGCTGCGCAAGAAAGGCATCAGTATATGA
- the brnQ gene encoding branched-chain amino acid transport system II carrier protein produces MNRQTLFLGITLFSMFFGAGNLIFSPYMAAQAGSLTPAALLGFVITAVVLPVSAIVIIAPYGSASRMISRLWKPLGPVFLTLVYLLIGPCIAIPRTAGTSLEMWTWLIGSGWMPRILYTVVFFALASLLALHPGKLKDILGKLLGPALLILILLLCVPVLLHPGNVAQPSAEWADQPFFTGLEEGYQTMDILAAFCFSVVILLNIRQAHLKNVKRALLFAGLTAGVLLAVVYTLLAVSAMSRSTVLQPLSNGAQILSAMALETWGSAGQVLCGLIFLLACCNVCAGLLASCSEYFCELLPAIPYRLWLALFAAAGALLAVTGLDSILSWSGQLLSLICPVAILLLVTGLFRRPVMGQDPNGSAVSEK; encoded by the coding sequence ATGAACAGACAGACGCTTTTTCTGGGTATCACCCTGTTTTCCATGTTCTTCGGAGCCGGAAACCTCATTTTCTCTCCTTATATGGCGGCACAGGCCGGGTCTCTGACACCCGCTGCGCTGCTGGGATTTGTAATCACTGCTGTGGTCCTGCCGGTGTCGGCGATCGTCATCATTGCCCCCTATGGCAGTGCCTCGCGCATGATCAGCCGCCTCTGGAAACCCCTGGGTCCGGTGTTCCTGACTCTCGTGTACCTGCTCATTGGTCCGTGCATCGCGATTCCACGGACCGCCGGGACCTCCCTGGAGATGTGGACCTGGCTTATCGGCTCAGGATGGATGCCCCGGATTCTGTATACTGTGGTCTTTTTTGCGCTGGCATCCCTGCTGGCCCTGCACCCCGGGAAACTCAAGGACATCCTTGGAAAGCTCCTGGGACCGGCGCTGCTGATCCTCATCCTGCTGCTCTGTGTCCCGGTTCTCCTCCACCCGGGGAACGTGGCACAGCCATCGGCAGAGTGGGCGGACCAGCCCTTTTTCACGGGACTGGAAGAAGGCTACCAGACGATGGACATCCTCGCGGCGTTCTGCTTCAGTGTGGTGATCCTGCTCAATATCCGCCAGGCGCATCTCAAGAACGTGAAACGGGCCCTGCTGTTCGCGGGCCTGACCGCCGGAGTGCTCCTGGCTGTGGTCTATACCCTGCTGGCGGTCTCCGCCATGAGCCGCAGCACCGTCCTCCAGCCACTGTCAAACGGTGCACAGATCCTCTCTGCCATGGCCCTGGAAACGTGGGGATCCGCGGGTCAGGTCCTTTGCGGTCTCATTTTCCTGCTTGCATGCTGCAACGTCTGTGCCGGGCTCCTGGCTTCCTGCAGCGAGTATTTCTGCGAACTGCTCCCGGCCATCCCCTACCGCCTTTGGCTGGCGCTGTTTGCGGCTGCCGGCGCTCTGCTGGCCGTTACGGGACTGGATTCCATCCTCTCCTGGTCCGGACAGCTGCTGTCCCTGATCTGTCCAGTGGCGATTCTGCTGCTTGTCACGGGGCTGTTTCGTCGCCCTGTCATGGGGCAGGATCCGAACGGGTCTGCGGTTTCTGAAAAATGA
- a CDS encoding flavodoxin domain-containing protein, producing MRTVVVYHSQTGFTRRYAEWIADAAGGDCFTLQEARKRDLSGYDAIVYGGWACAGQISKIGWFEEQIPAWNGKRLAAFCVGASPADDPEGQVFLDKTVQDLAAANVQVFYCPGGLNYEAMSLRYRLMMKAFLAGLRAKKDRTPQEEVMAAMLGSSYDISDRRYIEPVLAFLSETQKDQEEDC from the coding sequence ATGAGAACTGTTGTGGTGTATCACTCACAGACGGGATTCACCCGGCGGTATGCCGAATGGATCGCAGATGCAGCAGGAGGTGACTGCTTCACGCTGCAGGAGGCCCGGAAACGGGATCTGTCCGGATATGATGCCATTGTGTACGGCGGATGGGCCTGTGCCGGGCAGATCAGCAAGATCGGCTGGTTTGAGGAACAGATCCCGGCATGGAACGGAAAGCGGCTGGCTGCATTCTGCGTCGGCGCCAGTCCCGCGGATGATCCGGAAGGCCAGGTGTTTCTGGACAAAACGGTGCAGGATCTGGCGGCGGCCAACGTACAGGTGTTCTACTGCCCTGGAGGATTGAACTATGAAGCCATGTCTTTGCGGTACAGGCTCATGATGAAGGCGTTTCTTGCGGGACTGCGGGCAAAGAAGGACCGGACACCGCAGGAGGAAGTCATGGCTGCCATGCTCGGGTCTTCCTATGACATCTCCGACCGGCGATACATTGAGCCGGTCCTGGCGTTTCTGTCAGAGACGCAAAAAGACCAGGAGGAAGACTGCTGA
- a CDS encoding ABC transporter ATP-binding protein, with translation MKIECRDLVKTYKTVQAMDGLTLTVPEGQILGLLGKNGQGKSTLIKTLAGVIRPDSGTVILDGQIPGTATKARVSWLPELSGLDLSWSVRHTLNFWQDFFLDFNRSRADEMLKQLNLVPGMRLREMSKGMREKLQLVLVMARDADLYLLDEPMAGVDPVTREEILDTILTGYRPGSTMILSTHLVSDVERILDRVAFIDQGQVILEEDADELRQRTGTSISEAFKRRMRA, from the coding sequence ATGAAAATCGAATGCAGAGACCTGGTCAAGACCTATAAAACAGTGCAGGCCATGGATGGACTCACGCTCACGGTCCCCGAGGGGCAGATCCTCGGGCTCCTGGGCAAAAACGGACAGGGGAAATCCACGCTGATCAAAACCCTGGCAGGCGTCATCCGTCCCGATTCCGGGACAGTCATCCTGGATGGACAGATACCCGGCACTGCCACAAAGGCCAGGGTTTCCTGGCTGCCGGAACTCTCCGGACTGGACCTGTCCTGGTCAGTCCGGCACACTCTGAACTTCTGGCAGGATTTCTTTCTGGATTTCAATCGCAGCAGAGCCGATGAGATGCTGAAGCAGCTGAACCTGGTTCCGGGTATGCGGCTTCGGGAAATGTCCAAGGGCATGCGGGAAAAACTGCAGCTGGTGTTGGTCATGGCGCGGGATGCCGACCTGTATCTGCTGGATGAACCGATGGCCGGGGTGGATCCCGTCACCAGGGAGGAAATCCTGGACACGATTCTGACGGGATACCGTCCGGGAAGCACCATGATTCTGTCCACTCATCTGGTGTCTGACGTGGAACGGATCCTGGACAGGGTGGCGTTCATTGACCAGGGACAGGTGATCCTGGAAGAAGATGCGGACGAACTCCGGCAGCGGACAGGCACCAGCATTTCCGAGGCATTCAAGAGGAGGATGCGTGCATGA
- a CDS encoding GntR family transcriptional regulator — protein MSQPKYIQVMDFLREDIAGRDPHTPILSEREISQRLDISRMTVRKAIEQLCRQGVLYRGGNRGTFVARRPASVTVSESTPRQERQRVLFLDSVYESANVRDVQKAFGLEDHQRLFRMVRLILDDDLPLRVEEIYALPEVAMDKGLNELETMFQLDACRNAASVTWELRPAVIPPKYSRLLNVRQGTAVICRREEIRMGNGPLYLCVHTWLHPENARITGSSQPQGAATHT, from the coding sequence GTGTCACAGCCTAAATACATCCAGGTCATGGACTTTCTCCGGGAAGACATCGCCGGAAGAGATCCCCACACACCGATCCTGAGCGAGCGGGAGATCTCCCAGCGTCTGGATATCAGCCGGATGACGGTCCGGAAAGCCATCGAACAACTCTGCCGCCAGGGGGTTCTCTACCGCGGCGGCAACCGCGGAACCTTCGTGGCCCGGCGCCCTGCTTCTGTCACGGTCTCCGAATCAACCCCGAGACAGGAGCGTCAGCGGGTGCTGTTTCTGGATTCTGTCTATGAATCCGCGAATGTCCGCGATGTCCAGAAGGCCTTCGGGCTGGAGGACCATCAGCGGCTCTTCCGCATGGTGCGGCTGATCCTGGATGACGACCTGCCCCTGCGAGTGGAGGAAATCTATGCCCTGCCGGAGGTGGCCATGGACAAGGGACTCAATGAACTGGAGACCATGTTCCAGCTCGATGCCTGCCGCAACGCCGCCAGTGTGACCTGGGAACTGCGGCCGGCCGTGATTCCGCCGAAGTACAGCCGCCTGCTGAATGTCAGGCAGGGGACCGCGGTGATCTGCCGGCGTGAGGAAATCCGCATGGGAAACGGACCGCTGTATCTCTGCGTCCATACCTGGCTGCATCCAGAGAATGCCCGGATCACCGGCAGCTCTCAGCCCCAGGGGGCTGCAACTCATACCTGA
- a CDS encoding MupG family TIM beta-alpha barrel fold protein codes for MEKIRLGISLYPEQESREDIERYLKTASEHGFTKVFTSLFSVEGTKEELVHYFRELTDLAHKYGMVVSGDCNGELFRRLGAKADDLSVFQDMGLDILRMDGPFKDERDVILVNNKDGLKIEFNASMSDLTKGIIEAGGNPDNILTCHNFYPQRYTCPSLEAVDATNDALKKQGISTAMFLSSQVPGTHGPWPVSDGLPTVEEHRDIPVESQLKHMMAMNNVTEAIFGNAFASDEEFGVISETMQQAYPKMESLDAVDPFFGDIIRDWLPDGQIRRIPLKLHLEPGLSQNEKDAVFNFNYHVDLGDCLNYMLRSRLGRMLYKGRDFTPRVCEREKFVKGDVVLVNDNCKHYAGEVQVVMKDMKNDGQRNLLGHIDENELMILDEIGAGDIYGFVEV; via the coding sequence ATGGAAAAAATCAGACTGGGAATTTCTCTGTATCCCGAGCAGGAAAGCCGGGAAGACATTGAACGATACCTCAAGACAGCGTCGGAGCACGGCTTCACGAAGGTCTTCACCTCGCTGTTTTCCGTGGAAGGCACAAAAGAGGAACTGGTGCACTACTTCCGCGAACTGACGGACCTGGCGCACAAATACGGCATGGTGGTATCCGGGGACTGCAACGGGGAACTCTTCCGGCGCCTGGGTGCCAAAGCCGATGACCTGTCGGTATTCCAGGACATGGGACTGGATATCCTGCGGATGGACGGACCCTTCAAGGATGAACGGGATGTGATCCTGGTCAACAACAAAGACGGTCTGAAGATCGAATTCAATGCATCCATGAGCGACCTGACCAAAGGCATCATCGAGGCTGGCGGCAATCCGGACAATATCCTGACCTGCCACAACTTCTACCCCCAGCGCTACACCTGCCCGTCGCTGGAGGCAGTGGATGCCACGAATGATGCACTGAAAAAACAGGGCATTTCCACGGCGATGTTCCTGAGTTCCCAGGTGCCGGGCACACACGGTCCGTGGCCTGTATCCGATGGCCTGCCGACGGTGGAAGAACACCGGGATATTCCGGTGGAGTCCCAGCTCAAGCACATGATGGCGATGAACAACGTCACGGAGGCGATTTTCGGAAACGCCTTTGCATCAGATGAGGAATTCGGGGTGATTTCCGAGACCATGCAGCAGGCCTATCCCAAGATGGAGAGCCTGGATGCCGTGGATCCCTTCTTCGGGGACATCATCCGCGACTGGCTCCCGGATGGGCAGATCCGCCGGATCCCGCTGAAGCTGCACCTGGAACCGGGTCTGAGTCAGAACGAGAAAGACGCCGTATTCAACTTCAACTATCACGTGGATCTGGGGGACTGCCTGAACTACATGCTGCGCAGCCGTCTGGGGCGGATGCTGTACAAAGGCCGTGACTTCACGCCGCGCGTGTGTGAGCGCGAGAAGTTTGTCAAGGGCGACGTGGTGCTGGTGAATGACAACTGCAAACACTATGCCGGGGAAGTCCAGGTGGTGATGAAGGACATGAAAAACGATGGTCAGCGCAACCTGCTGGGGCACATTGATGAAAACGAGCTCATGATCCTGGATGAAATCGGAGCCGGGGACATCTACGGTTTCGTCGAGGTCTGA
- a CDS encoding PTS sugar transporter subunit IIC translates to MLSLAFVFALGYQISKMYRTDTLAGGLISLASFIAVTPQVATLAEAGPEGADAVGWGFLNYSYLDARGLFTALLVGLISSIVYAKLMNRKITIKMPDSVPPAVSKAFASIIPGVIAIYLCGAAAWIVSELTGGLAIGDVILKYVQMPFMGLSQGLGAVLIIVLAVQLLWFFGLHGTNVLGAVIDGTYLTALTMNDSLFQAGKPMEYIWTRASFDSYVWMGGAGCSLALVIAVLVFSKRADSRAVCKMSAPMAVFNINEPVVFGMPIVLNPIYFIPWLLVPAVLTIVAYLVTAAGWVPYAHLVVPWVVPPVLYAFLATG, encoded by the coding sequence ATGCTGTCCCTGGCATTCGTCTTCGCCCTGGGGTACCAGATCTCGAAGATGTACAGGACAGATACCCTCGCCGGCGGCCTGATTTCCCTGGCTTCCTTCATTGCCGTGACCCCGCAGGTGGCCACGCTCGCAGAAGCCGGTCCGGAGGGAGCCGACGCTGTGGGATGGGGATTCCTGAACTACAGCTACCTGGATGCCAGGGGCCTGTTCACCGCGCTGCTTGTGGGCCTGATTTCTTCCATTGTCTATGCGAAGCTGATGAACCGGAAGATCACCATCAAGATGCCGGATTCCGTGCCGCCCGCTGTCTCCAAGGCCTTTGCCTCCATTATCCCGGGTGTCATTGCAATCTACCTCTGCGGTGCCGCAGCCTGGATCGTGTCCGAACTCACCGGTGGCCTGGCGATTGGCGATGTGATCCTGAAGTACGTGCAGATGCCGTTCATGGGTCTTTCCCAGGGCCTGGGAGCCGTGCTGATCATTGTCCTGGCCGTCCAGCTGCTCTGGTTCTTCGGCCTGCACGGCACGAATGTCCTCGGTGCTGTCATTGACGGAACCTACCTGACGGCCCTGACCATGAACGATTCCCTCTTCCAGGCGGGCAAGCCCATGGAATACATCTGGACCCGTGCTTCCTTTGACTCCTATGTCTGGATGGGTGGCGCCGGCTGCTCCCTGGCGCTGGTCATTGCGGTGCTGGTTTTCTCGAAACGGGCCGATTCCAGGGCTGTGTGCAAAATGTCCGCACCAATGGCCGTGTTCAACATCAACGAGCCGGTGGTCTTCGGCATGCCCATTGTGCTGAACCCGATCTATTTCATTCCCTGGCTGCTGGTGCCCGCGGTACTGACAATCGTTGCCTATCTCGTGACAGCCGCGGGCTGGGTTCCCTATGCACACCTCGTGGTGCCCTGGGTCGTGCCGCCTGTGCTGTATGCCTTCCTGGCAACAGGCTAA
- a CDS encoding ABC transporter ATP-binding protein: MIDIQNATKTYGDKTAVSDFTAHVESGKITGFIGPNGAGKTTLIRMITGVLKPDAGSVTLDGKNIQTQPLEAKRTFGFVPDSPDLLLRLTGREYADFMADVYKVSLEERRERLEKLAAEFEMTDALDTRMSDYSHGMRQKAIIIGALMSDPDIWILDEPMTGLDPGAAWILKQKMKEHASRGKTVFFSTHVLEVAEKLCDRILLINQGKLKYDGTLEQLQEQYADKTLEEIFLEVTGRV; this comes from the coding sequence ATGATCGATATTCAGAATGCTACAAAGACCTACGGTGACAAAACCGCTGTGTCGGATTTTACTGCCCATGTGGAGTCGGGCAAAATCACGGGGTTCATCGGACCCAACGGAGCGGGCAAAACCACCCTCATCCGCATGATCACCGGGGTGCTCAAGCCCGATGCGGGGTCTGTCACGCTGGATGGAAAGAACATCCAGACACAGCCGCTGGAGGCGAAGCGCACCTTCGGATTCGTGCCTGATTCTCCCGACCTGCTGCTTCGGCTGACCGGACGGGAATATGCAGACTTTATGGCGGATGTCTATAAGGTCAGTCTCGAAGAACGCAGGGAGCGTCTGGAAAAACTGGCGGCTGAATTCGAAATGACAGACGCGCTGGATACCCGGATGTCGGATTACTCCCATGGCATGCGGCAGAAAGCCATCATCATCGGGGCATTGATGTCCGACCCGGATATCTGGATCCTGGATGAGCCCATGACGGGCCTGGACCCCGGGGCCGCCTGGATCCTCAAGCAGAAAATGAAGGAACACGCCTCCAGGGGCAAAACGGTATTCTTCTCCACACACGTGCTGGAAGTGGCGGAAAAGCTCTGCGACCGCATCCTGCTCATCAACCAGGGAAAACTGAAGTATGACGGCACCCTCGAGCAGCTGCAGGAACAGTATGCGGACAAAACACTGGAGGAAATCTTCCTGGAGGTCACCGGTCGTGTCTGA